DNA from Candidatus Binatus sp.:
GGCTTTTCGCGCAGGTAAATTACCTTGTCGGCCACGTCAAGCGGGATCCTACCACGGCGCGCGCCGCAAGTTGCGATGCCCGCGATTGCGCCGGCGCCCGCGCCGCTCTGTGCTGGCGACTATCCCGTTACGGAATCTGGATCTGCTGAATCTGTGCCTCTTCCCTCTGCACGACTTCGGCCGGCAGCGGCGCGTACTTGAGCTCCGGCGCGTACTTCTGTCCTTCGGTCAGCGCCCAGTGCAGGAACTTCACGATCTGTTCGCCGACTTCCTTGTTGGTCTGCTTCTGATAAACGATCAGATAGGTGAACGACGAGATCGGGTACGCCTGCGCGCCCGGTGCGTCCGTGATCGACACGCGGAAGTCGGCCGGCATATTGCCCGACACCGACGCCGCCGCCGCGGTCACGCCCTCGAGGCTCGCCCGCACCCAGTTGCCCGCCTTGTTCTGTAATTCGGCGTACGGGATGTGGTTGTTGAGCGCGTAGATCAGCTCGACGTAGCCGATTGCGCCGGGCGTTTGCTGAACCAGCGCCGTCACGCCCTCGTTGCCCTTGCCGCCGAGTCCGACCGGCCACTTGACCGAGGTTCCTTTGCCCACCTCCGACGCCCAACTCGGGCTGACCTTCGACAAGTAATCGACGAAAATATACGTCGTGCCGCTGCCGTCGGAGCGGTGGCATACGACGATGTCCTGCGACGGGATCGCCGCGCCCGGATTCAGCGCCTTGATCTTGTCGTCATCCCACTTGGTTATTTTGCCCGAGAAAATATCCGCGATTACCGGACCCGTCAGGCGGAGCGTGCCGGTAAATCCGGGCAGGTTGTACGCGACCACGTCCGCGCCCATCACGCTCGGGAAGTGCAGAATTTTTCCCGGCGCTTCGGCAAGCTGTTGATCGGTGAGCGGAGCGTCGCTCGCGCCAAGATCGACGGTGCGATTCGAGAGCATCCTGATGCCGCCGCCCGAACCGATCGATTGGTAGTTGAACTTGATGCCCGGATTTTCCTTCGCGTAAACGTCGAACCACTTGGAATAGATCGGGTACGGGAACGTCGCGCCGGCGCCATTGATTAACCTATCGGCAAATCCGGAGCGGCCGGTACCAGCGATCGCCAGGACTGTGAAAAGGGCAATGATTAGTCGTCGTTTGAGCATCTTTTGAACCTGCCTCGAAGTTAGTCGGGTCCGTTGCGCGGATCTGAGTGTGGCGCGCAAAAGCTACGCATCGGACATTAAGGGAGGATGAACCCGGCGTGTCCGCGGGTTGAATTCGGCCGCCTCGATCCGGATTCCCGTGCATAGTTGCGCTTGGGCGCGATCGGTTGCTTTTCCCGCCCTCGCTCAACGACAATCCAATTCCAAAAACGGCGCCTGGCAATTTTCAATGGGTAAATCACTCGACGGAATCAACATCGTTGAATTCGCCTCTCACATGGGCGCAGCTTACGCCACGATGCTCTTGGCGGAAAACGGCGCGCGCGCCATCAAGATCGAGCCGCCGCGCGGTTCGCGCGAGCGCGGCACGCCGCACTTCCACGTCCTCAACCGCTCCAAGCGTGCGCTCGAGCTGGACCTCGACGATCGCGCATCGCAGCCTCGAATCGCGGACCTGATTCGATGGGCCGATATCGTAGTCACCGGCTTCACACCGGCCCGGCTGAAACAACTGAACCTCGACGCCGAATCGATTCGCCGGATTAATCCGCGCGCGATTGCGCTCGGCATGCATCCGCTGGGCAGCCGCGGCCCCGACGCCGACTTCGATGCGAACGACGAGCTGGCCGCTGCCCGCGGCGGAATCACCGGCAGCCAGTGGGCGCGCAGCGGCAATCCCGTCGCGCTGGTTTTTCCGGCGGCGAGTTATTCGGCGGGCGTGCTGGCGGCGACTGCGGCCGTCGCGGCGATTGTGGCGCGCGGCGCGAACCGGGCGGGCGACGCGGTCGAAGTCTCGCTTCTGGCCGGCGCGTTCTCGCTCCAGACCGGCGCAATCCTGAGTCACGAGGCGATGACCAGCCTCTATCAGGGTCCGCTGGATCCGCTCGGCCCGATTCCGGTTTATCGTCTGTTCGAGGCCGCCGACGGCAAGTACCTGTTTGTCGCATGCGGTAACACGACCTTCTGGGGCAAGTTCGCGATCGCAATCGATCGCCCCGAACTGGTCGCCGACCCGCGGTTCGAAAATGCGCCGTGGGGAATCGCGCCCGAACACTGGCAGCCGCTCAAAGACATCATCGAGCCGATCATCCGCACGCGCACGCGCGACGAATGGCTGGGCATCCTGCGCGAATACGACGTCCCGTGCGCCCCGGTGATGACCCGCCACGAGTTCATCGATCACCCGCAGACGCGCGCGCTCGGGATGCGCACTGAGATCGACGACCCCGCTCTCGGCCGCATGATTCAGATGGGCCTGCCGGTGTTCCTGAGCGACACTCCCGGCGAAATCACGGGCCCCGCTCCCCAGGCCGGCGACGATCGCGCGGCGCTGCAATGGCTTGCAGAGCCAGGGCGCGATCCATCGCCGGAAAAGGACCTGCGCTCGGCTGAACGGCCGCCGCTCGACGGCGTCACCGTGCTCGACTTCGCCAGCTACATCGCGGGTTCGTACGGCCCGATGATACTCGCGCAACTCGGCGCCAAGGTCATCAAGATCGAAAGCCTCGAGGGCGATTCGTTTCGCCACTTCGGTTTCGGCTTCCTCGGCTGGAACCAGGGCAAGCGCGCCATCTCGGTCAATCTTGCGACCGGGGAAGGCCGCGAAATCATCCATGGGCTCGCGGACAAGGCCGACATCGTGGTCGAGAATCTGCGGCCGGGCCGGATGCGCAAGTTCGGCTTCGATTACGAAAGCCTGGCGGCGCGCAACCCGCGCATCATCTATATGTCGCTCAACGGGTTCGGAAATCGCGGACCCGAGCACAACCAGCCCGGCTTCGATCCGCTGTTGCAGGCGCGCTCGGGCGCGATGGCGGCGCAAGGCGGCCATCACGGGCATCCGGTGTACCTGACCTGCGCGATTTGCGACTACGGCGCCGCGATGCTCTCCGCGTTTGGATGCGTGCTCGCGCTGCGTGCGCGCGAACGTACCGGACGCGGCCAGTTATGCGAGACCTCGCTGCTGCAAGCCGCGATGGCTTTTCAGGCCGGCGAGTTCGCGTTCTATCCGGGGCGGCAGGACATGGAAAATGGCGGCGCTGAGAATCGCGGGCGCTCGGCGCTTTCGCGCGCCTACAGTTGCCGCGGCGGCGAATGGCTATTCATCTCGCTGACCGACGAGACGCAATGGAAGGCGCTACTGACTATTGCGTCCGGGCTGCCGAAGATTAACTGGGACGCGGCCGCGGCGGAACCGAACGAGGGCGCTCTGGCGGCGGCGCTTGCGCAGCAGTTTGCGAAGCTCGATCGCGACGACGCACTCGCCGCGTTGAAGAAATCCGCCATCCCGGCTACGCGGGTAAATCATTTGGGCGAATTGTTCGACGATCCGCAGGTCCTCGCCAACGACCTGATCGCCGAGTTGTCTCATTCGCAATGGGGCCGCGTGAAGCAAACCGGAATGCTGACGAAGTTTTCCGCGTCCCCCGCCACGATCGACCGCGCCGCGCCGATGCTGGGCGAGCACACCGACGAGATCCTCCGCGAGTGCCTCGGTTACCCGGCCGGCCGAATCGCCGCGCTGCGCGCCGCCGGCGTCGTCAAGTGATCGATGGATCCTGAGGCGGCCGCCGTTATCACTCCGCATCTGCTCGCGCGCGAGGAGCTGCTCTGGTGCGGACGCCCGCGTGATACGAGGGCGCTTCGATGGCGCGCGGGCGCGATCATACTGGTTGCAATCGCCGCGCTGGTGATGCGTTCGATCCCGCTCGACTCCGGTCTTGCCGAGCGTGCTGACACCAATTCAATTCTGCTGGCGATGCTGGTCGGCGTTCTGATCGCGGAAGCGATCGTCTTCCACACCTATCTGTCGAAGACGTTTTACGGCGTCACCAATCAACGCGTGATCATCGTGTCTGGATTGAGAGAGCCGCAGATGGTGGCAGTTCTGCTTGACCGGCTGAACGCGGCGCAACTCCGCATCCGGCGCATCTACCGCGACATAGAATTGCGCGCTCCCAGCGAAGAGCTATTTCAATTGCGGCATCTGCCGTTCACGAACCCTTCGGTCCCGCCGGATTGGATCGGATGGCCCGAGTGCTACCGGCTAATCGCGCTTGAAGACGCCCGCCGCGTGTGCGACTTGATAGTCGAATCGGCGCACAAGCTGAAATAGTCCGAAGCGGAGAGACACTATGCCACTGCTTACCAGCGAAACCGTCAAACAGGTAATGCGCGATCTGTACGGCTACGAAATCTCCGACGCCGACGCGGATGCAATCGCGCACAGTGCGGGCGCGATGCTCGCGCTCGCCGGGCACTTGCCGTCGATCGGCCTTGGCGGGATCGAGCCGCCCTTCGGCTATCCGGTGCTGTTGACTGAGGCGACCCGCCTTGCCAAAGCCAGGCCGTAATATCCACTTCAATACTCACTTCGAGGATTTATTCGGATGTCGATGCCATTTCAGGAACTACTCGAATTCGATGTAGCTACTCTGTCCGGCAAGCTGCGCGCGCGCGACATTTCACCGGTCGAGCTGACCGAGGCGTATCTCGGCCGAATCGAACAGACCGACGGATCGCTGCGCGCCTATATCACCGTCACCGATACGATCGCGCGCAAGGCGGCGAAAAAAGCCGAGGCCGAAATCGCCGCCGGAAAATGGCGGGGGCCATTCCATGGCGTTCCGATCGCGCTCAAGGATCTGGTGTACACGAGCCGGATTCGCACCACCGGCGGCTCGAAGATCCTCGCCGATTTCAAACCCGATCACGACGCGACCGTGTGGACGCGCCTCAAGCGCGCCGGCGCCGTGCTGCTCGGCAAACTCAACCAGCACGAGTTCGCTTACGGGATCACGTCGTCGAATCCGCACTGGGGAATCGTCCGTAATCCCTACGCGCTCGACCGAATCCCCGGCGGCTCGAGCGGCGGCTCGGCCGCTGCGATCGCCGCGCGCAGCGCCGCCGCCACCATCGGCACCGACACCGGCGGCTCGATTCGGATTCCCGCCGCGCTTTGCGGATGCGTCGGGCTGAAGCCGACCTGGAGCCGCGTCAGCCGCTACGGCGTCATCCCGCTGGCCTACACGCTCGATCACGTCGGCCCGATCACGCGCACGGTTCGCGACGCCGCGATGATGCTGCAGATAATCGCGGGCGCCGACCGCAACGATTCCACCGCCAGCCGCCAGCCGGTGCCCGATTTCTCAGCCGGTCTCGACGGCCAGATCTCCGGCATGCGCATCGGCGTGATTCGCGAACTTAACGACGGCCTGAGCGACGATGTCGCGCACTCGTTCAACGCCGCGCTCGAGACGCTGCGATCGCTCGGCGCGACCGTTGACCACGTGACGATTCCCTCGCTCCCGGCGGCCGGCATCATGAACGGCGTCATCACCTGGGCCGAGGCGCTCGAAATTCACGAAGAGTGGATGCGCACCCGTCCCCAGGACTACGGCGACGACGTTCGCCGCATACTCGAGATCGGAATGATGACGACCGCCACCAGTTACATCCGCGCCCAGCGCGCCCGTGCGCGCACGCTGGCCGAGTCGATCGCGGTGCTGGCCGATCACGACGCGCTGGTCGCACCGGCCAGCGCGATCGTGGCGCCCAAAATCGGCACTACTCAAATCCTGGAAGCGCGCGAAGACCGGGTGGATGTCGTCGCGGCGATCCTGCGCTTCACGCAGCCTTTCAATTCGACCGGTCAACCCGCAATAGCTGTTCCCACCGGTCTTTCGCCTGACGGACTGCCGATTGCGATGCAGGTAATCGGCCGTCCGTTCGGAGAGCCGGAAATAATTCGCGTGGCCGCCGCTTATGAGAGAGCGCGCGGCGCGCTCCCACCACCGCCGGAGATTGCGTAGCAGAGCGCAAGGATTTCAGTATTCCACTATTTCACTGGCTCGCGCCGCGATTACAGTTCGAGATCGACCATCACGAAATCGTGATCGGAGGCGCGGCGCATCAAAATCGGAGACCGCGGCGCGACGACCGCCGCGGTGCCCGCGATCGGACGAAGCTCGCGGACTGCGAGCCAATCAAGTTTTGGCCTCATCGATCGCGGAATCAGGCCGGAAAAAGTGAAAGTCGCGCGATTGGCCACGTTGACGCCCTCGATCTCGAGTCCGCGCTCTCGTAGATGATCGAACAAGGGCTCGTATCCCTCAGGCGCGCGGAACCTGTCGGGATTGGCGAGCATCTGCCGCGCCGTTGCCAATATCAATGCCCGGCTCGATAGCTCAGTGGTCGTCGTATTCAGGTCGCCGCCGAAAATCGCGCGGCCTGCCGCCGGGAATGATTCCAGGTAAGTCGCCATCTGGCGCCCGCGCTCGGCGGGCGTGCAGCGGCTGTGCAGATGCGCGAGGCCGACGGTTAACTCCTCGCCGCCGAATTTCGCTCTGGTGACCAATCCCGTCGGCGTGCCCACCCGCGACCAGCGCCGCATGCGCATCGGCCACGCCATGGGAGTGGGCGGCTTGTGCATCGCGACGGCGGCCACGTCCTCGAACGGCGCGGCGCTCAGGATCGCATTACCCATGTACGAGACGATTTCGCTTTCGCTCCCCGGGGGTCTCAGACCGAACTCGCGAGCATACGCGCAGCTCATCTCGAGCGCCTCGGCGAGTTCCGTCGCAAGGTCACGGCCTGGCCTGCGCTTCATTCCCGTATTGACCTCGCATAGCAGAATCACATCGGCGCTCTGGAGCGGCGGACGCCTGAGACATGCCAGGATTTCGCGGACCTTTCGCCCGCCAGCCGCGTTGAGCAGCACAACTCGCAGCCGCGCATCCGGCCGGCGCCGCGCCGCACGGTTCACGACGATTGGCGGGAAATACGGCGTCGGTTTTGCGCCAGCCGCGGTAAGGTCGCGCACGTCGCGGTCCATCACCCGAGCTAGTCGGCCAATTCCTTTTGAAGATCCTTGAACGTCGTAATCGGCGGCGTGCAGGTGTGCTCGCGGCATACGTAAGCAGTCACATGGCCGTCGATTTGCCGCTTGCCGCGCACCTGCTCCGGGATGAACCCAGTCTGAGCGCCGGCATCGGCATCGCCCGCAACGAAAACGAAGATCGCAAGATTCGGAACGTAGATGAGGCCGAGCCGCTCCGTCCATTCGAGCAGCTCGGCAGAGTTGCGGCTGCCGACGATCACAACTTCGGTCGGCCCGCGCTGGTAAAGCTCGACCGCTTCGAGCATGTGAGAGAACCCGAACGGCTGCTTCTCGATAAATTCGCGAAACAGCTTGAGCGTCCGCTCCGCCTCGACCCGGTAGCGCTCCTCGCCGGTGTAGCCGTGCAGCCTGAGCATCGCCATCACCGCCGCGCTGTTGCCCGACGGCGTCGAGCCGTCGAAAGCCGCCTTGGAGCGGGTGATCAGCGCTTCGTGATCGTCCGAGGTGAAAAAGAATCCACCCTTTCCCTTGTCGATAAACCGCTCGAGGATCACGCCGGCGAGCGTCCGCGCGTGCGCCAGGTATTTCGCGTCGAGCGACGCTTCGTACACGTCGAGCATCGCGCCCGCCAACTGCGCATAGTCTTCGAGGTAGGCGTTGTGCCGCGCGACCCCGTCCTTGAACGAGCGCTTGAGCGCGCGCCCATCCCACATCGACGCCAGCATGAAATCGGCAGCGCGCCGGGCCGCTTCGAGGTACCGCCGCTCGTGCAGCGCGCGATATCCCTGCGCAAACGCGCCGATCATCATCGCGTTCCACGCCACCAGAATTTTTTCGTCGCGGCCCGGCTTCACCCTTTGTTCGCGAGCCGCGAACAGTTTGCCGCGAATCTCGCGAATCTTCGACGCCATGTCGTCTTCCGAAAGCTTGAACATCCGCGCGGCGTCGGCGAGCTCGATGGTGCGATGCGGAATATTCGCGCCATCGAAATTGCCTTCGATCGTGATGTCGAAATAGCGCTGGGCTATCGCGCCGAGCTCGGGACCGAGGACGGCGTCGGCCTGCTCCGGCGTCCAGATGAAAAACTTTCCTTCTTCGCCGTCGCTGTCCGCGTCCTGCGCGGCGTAAAAGCCGCCCTCGGGACTTGTCATCTCGCGCAAAACGTAATCGAAGATTTCGCGCGCCACGCCGAGAAACTCCGGCTCATTGAGCGCGCGGCCGGCGTCCAGGTACAGGCGCGCCAGCAGCGCGTTGTCGTAGAGCATTTTTTCGAAGTGCGGCACCAGCCATCGCTCGTCCACGCTGTAGCGATGGAATCCGCCGCCGACCTGGTCGTAGATTCCGCCGCGCGCCATCTTCGAAAGCGTGTGCCGAACCATCTCGGCCATCGCCTCGTCGCCGTCGGCCGCGTGCACGCGAAGAAACAGCGAGAATACGAACGTGTTGGGAAATTTCGGCGCCTGGCCCAGTCCGCCGTTGATGCTGTCGTAGTGCGCGGCGAGCGCGCGCGCCGATTCCGCCGCCAGTCCCGGCTTCAAGTCGCCGCCGGTGGGGACGTAGTTGGTGAGCGCGCCGAGCGCCTCGGTCAGTTTTTCGAGATTGTTGGTGACTTCCTTGGCGCCATCGCGATACGCCTGCGACGCCGCGGCCAGGATGCGCGGAAATCCGGGCATCCCATGACGATCTTCGGGCGGGTAGTAGGTCCCGCCGAAAAACGGCCGTCCGTCCGGCGCCAGGAACATCGTCAGCGGCCATCCGCCGCGCCCCGTGATCAGCTGCACCGCATCCATGTAAATCTGATCGAGGTCGGGCCGCTCTTCGCGATCAACCTTGATCGCAATGAAGTTCTCGTTGATCAGCCGCGCGATCGCGTCGTTCTCGAACGACTCCCGCTCCATCACGTGGCACCAGTGACAGGCCGAGTAGCCAATCGACAGCATGATCGGCTTGTTCTCCGCCTTCGCGCGCGCCAGCGCGTCCGGTCCCCACGCATACCAATCGACAGGATTGTACGCGTGCTGGCGCAGGTACGGACTTTGTTCGTTGATTAACCGGTTCGGCTTGCGGCCGGAATGACTTTCGGGATTGTTGGCCTGGCTCATGTATCTCGCTTCATCCTATCTCCCTCGCCGCGCGCTGTCATTCCGAGCAAGTCACCGTATGGCAGAGCAACGCGCGCGCCAGTTACAATTCGCTGCTATGACCTCCGATTGCGCATCACGCGACTCCGCCGCATCGCAGCACGCCGCCGGCAACGACAACGATTCGCGCTTTCGCCTGCGCGCCGGATGCGTCCTGATTCTCGCCGCGATTCTCTTCTTCGCCCGCCTGGGTGCGCGAGCGCTGTGGTCCTCGGAATTCCGATGGGCCGAAATCGCGCGCGAGATGCTGGTGACGCACAACTACTTCTGGCCGACGATCAACGGTCACGTTTATTACGACAAGCCGCTCGGCTCCTATTGGCTCGTAATTTTTTCCACACCGTTCACCGGCGGCCTCAACGAGGCTGCCACGCGCCTGCCCTGCGCGATAGCCGGCCTGCTGGCAGTGGCGATACTGATGCTGCTGGTGCGACGCCTCTACGACGCTCGCACCGCGATCCTTGGCGGCGTCATCCTCGCGACCAGCTTCAGCTTCGTATTCTTTTCGCGCAACGCCAGCGCCGACGTCGAAACGCTCACCGGCGAGCTGGCCGCACTGCTGCTCTTCAATCACTACGAAGAGCGCGGCGGCGGATTGTGGGTCGTGGGCCTATGGCTGATCATGGCGGCGACTTCGCTCACCAAAGGTCTGCTCGGATTCGCGCTGCCGCTATTGGTGATCGGAGTGTATGCATGCCTGCGCGACGGAGTTGTCCCGTTTTTTCAGGCGATTATCCGTGGCCCTCTGATCGATCGGATACGATGGCTGGTCGAGCGCAATCGATGGTTCTTCAACTGGTACACGGTCGCCGCCGTCGCGCTGGGCGCGCTGGTTTACGGGCTGCCCTTCCAAATCTCGTCGCGCCTGATGGGCTCGGAAAAGGGCCTCAGGATGGTGTATCGCGAGAACGTGGTGCGGTTTTTCCACCCGTTCGATCATCGCGGACCTATCTACTTATATGTCTACGTTATCTTCGCGCTGATGGCTCCGTGGTCGGCGCTGTTGCCCGCGGCCCTGGTGGAAACGCACAGCCTGCGCCGCGGCGGCGCCGAGCCTGCTCGCGCGGATCGATTTGCGTTGGTTTATTTCTGGGCGACGTTCATATTTTTCACTGTCTCGGGATCGCGCCGCAGCTACTACATCCTGCCGATTCTGCCCGCCGCCGCGATCCTGGTCGCCAGAACGCTCGCGTATCCCAGCGAAAGCGAATTACGCTCGATGATCGCCCGCCGACTGCTGACTGTCGGCTACGCGATCGTCGCGTTGACCGCGGTCGCCGGCATCGTTCTGCTGATTCCCGCCCGGGCGATTCTCCCGAGTCCCTACGATGCGTTCCCGCCACTGCCCGCCAAGCTCGCCTTCATCGTGTTCTGGGTCGTATCAGTCGCCGCCGTCGCGTACGCGACTGGCAAATTCAGCCCCTATCGCGTGGCAATATCGGTGGGCACGATCGCGTATCTTGCGATGGTCTATATCTTTATCTTCGCGATACCTGCGGCGGAGGCTTATCGCGGTGAAAAGCCCTTCGGCTACGCAGTCCTGAACAAGATTGGCGGTTCGACCGACCGGCTCGTGCTGTTCAAGACCGAGGGGCCGCTGTTCTATCTCAATCCGCCAAAGCCAATCGCCGAGTTCAATAAGCAGCAGGATTTGCAGGATGCGATCGCCAAGGGGAGCGCCCGCTGGATGATTGTTCGGCGGCGCGATATGCCCAAGCTCGACACTCTCACCACCGTCGAGCTTGGCGAGGCGTCATATCCGTGGGAGACCGACTACAATTACCGAAATAAAGTGCTGCTCGTCCGGCTCGGCAAGTAACGCCTGCGATTAGTACGTTGCCGACGACGGACGC
Protein-coding regions in this window:
- a CDS encoding amidase, with amino-acid sequence MPFQELLEFDVATLSGKLRARDISPVELTEAYLGRIEQTDGSLRAYITVTDTIARKAAKKAEAEIAAGKWRGPFHGVPIALKDLVYTSRIRTTGGSKILADFKPDHDATVWTRLKRAGAVLLGKLNQHEFAYGITSSNPHWGIVRNPYALDRIPGGSSGGSAAAIAARSAAATIGTDTGGSIRIPAALCGCVGLKPTWSRVSRYGVIPLAYTLDHVGPITRTVRDAAMMLQIIAGADRNDSTASRQPVPDFSAGLDGQISGMRIGVIRELNDGLSDDVAHSFNAALETLRSLGATVDHVTIPSLPAAGIMNGVITWAEALEIHEEWMRTRPQDYGDDVRRILEIGMMTTATSYIRAQRARARTLAESIAVLADHDALVAPASAIVAPKIGTTQILEAREDRVDVVAAILRFTQPFNSTGQPAIAVPTGLSPDGLPIAMQVIGRPFGEPEIIRVAAAYERARGALPPPPEIA
- a CDS encoding CoA transferase, whose amino-acid sequence is MGKSLDGINIVEFASHMGAAYATMLLAENGARAIKIEPPRGSRERGTPHFHVLNRSKRALELDLDDRASQPRIADLIRWADIVVTGFTPARLKQLNLDAESIRRINPRAIALGMHPLGSRGPDADFDANDELAAARGGITGSQWARSGNPVALVFPAASYSAGVLAATAAVAAIVARGANRAGDAVEVSLLAGAFSLQTGAILSHEAMTSLYQGPLDPLGPIPVYRLFEAADGKYLFVACGNTTFWGKFAIAIDRPELVADPRFENAPWGIAPEHWQPLKDIIEPIIRTRTRDEWLGILREYDVPCAPVMTRHEFIDHPQTRALGMRTEIDDPALGRMIQMGLPVFLSDTPGEITGPAPQAGDDRAALQWLAEPGRDPSPEKDLRSAERPPLDGVTVLDFASYIAGSYGPMILAQLGAKVIKIESLEGDSFRHFGFGFLGWNQGKRAISVNLATGEGREIIHGLADKADIVVENLRPGRMRKFGFDYESLAARNPRIIYMSLNGFGNRGPEHNQPGFDPLLQARSGAMAAQGGHHGHPVYLTCAICDYGAAMLSAFGCVLALRARERTGRGQLCETSLLQAAMAFQAGEFAFYPGRQDMENGGAENRGRSALSRAYSCRGGEWLFISLTDETQWKALLTIASGLPKINWDAAAAEPNEGALAAALAQQFAKLDRDDALAALKKSAIPATRVNHLGELFDDPQVLANDLIAELSHSQWGRVKQTGMLTKFSASPATIDRAAPMLGEHTDEILRECLGYPAGRIAALRAAGVVK
- a CDS encoding glycosyltransferase family 39 protein encodes the protein MAEQRARQLQFAAMTSDCASRDSAASQHAAGNDNDSRFRLRAGCVLILAAILFFARLGARALWSSEFRWAEIAREMLVTHNYFWPTINGHVYYDKPLGSYWLVIFSTPFTGGLNEAATRLPCAIAGLLAVAILMLLVRRLYDARTAILGGVILATSFSFVFFSRNASADVETLTGELAALLLFNHYEERGGGLWVVGLWLIMAATSLTKGLLGFALPLLVIGVYACLRDGVVPFFQAIIRGPLIDRIRWLVERNRWFFNWYTVAAVALGALVYGLPFQISSRLMGSEKGLRMVYRENVVRFFHPFDHRGPIYLYVYVIFALMAPWSALLPAALVETHSLRRGGAEPARADRFALVYFWATFIFFTVSGSRRSYYILPILPAAAILVARTLAYPSESELRSMIARRLLTVGYAIVALTAVAGIVLLIPARAILPSPYDAFPPLPAKLAFIVFWVVSVAAVAYATGKFSPYRVAISVGTIAYLAMVYIFIFAIPAAEAYRGEKPFGYAVLNKIGGSTDRLVLFKTEGPLFYLNPPKPIAEFNKQQDLQDAIAKGSARWMIVRRRDMPKLDTLTTVELGEASYPWETDYNYRNKVLLVRLGK
- a CDS encoding thioredoxin domain-containing protein, whose protein sequence is MSQANNPESHSGRKPNRLINEQSPYLRQHAYNPVDWYAWGPDALARAKAENKPIMLSIGYSACHWCHVMERESFENDAIARLINENFIAIKVDREERPDLDQIYMDAVQLITGRGGWPLTMFLAPDGRPFFGGTYYPPEDRHGMPGFPRILAAASQAYRDGAKEVTNNLEKLTEALGALTNYVPTGGDLKPGLAAESARALAAHYDSINGGLGQAPKFPNTFVFSLFLRVHAADGDEAMAEMVRHTLSKMARGGIYDQVGGGFHRYSVDERWLVPHFEKMLYDNALLARLYLDAGRALNEPEFLGVAREIFDYVLREMTSPEGGFYAAQDADSDGEEGKFFIWTPEQADAVLGPELGAIAQRYFDITIEGNFDGANIPHRTIELADAARMFKLSEDDMASKIREIRGKLFAAREQRVKPGRDEKILVAWNAMMIGAFAQGYRALHERRYLEAARRAADFMLASMWDGRALKRSFKDGVARHNAYLEDYAQLAGAMLDVYEASLDAKYLAHARTLAGVILERFIDKGKGGFFFTSDDHEALITRSKAAFDGSTPSGNSAAVMAMLRLHGYTGEERYRVEAERTLKLFREFIEKQPFGFSHMLEAVELYQRGPTEVVIVGSRNSAELLEWTERLGLIYVPNLAIFVFVAGDADAGAQTGFIPEQVRGKRQIDGHVTAYVCREHTCTPPITTFKDLQKELAD
- the pstS gene encoding phosphate ABC transporter substrate-binding protein PstS; the protein is MLKRRLIIALFTVLAIAGTGRSGFADRLINGAGATFPYPIYSKWFDVYAKENPGIKFNYQSIGSGGGIRMLSNRTVDLGASDAPLTDQQLAEAPGKILHFPSVMGADVVAYNLPGFTGTLRLTGPVIADIFSGKITKWDDDKIKALNPGAAIPSQDIVVCHRSDGSGTTYIFVDYLSKVSPSWASEVGKGTSVKWPVGLGGKGNEGVTALVQQTPGAIGYVELIYALNNHIPYAELQNKAGNWVRASLEGVTAAAASVSGNMPADFRVSITDAPGAQAYPISSFTYLIVYQKQTNKEVGEQIVKFLHWALTEGQKYAPELKYAPLPAEVVQREEAQIQQIQIP